The Cyanobacteriota bacterium genomic interval TCTTCATGGCCCGTTCTTGTAGGGCTTGCCAAGCATCACGGTACCGGAAGCCTTCCCAAGCTCTTACCATGCAGGTGAATAAGTCTAGGGGTTCATAGCGATCGAAGCAATATCCCGTGCCTGTACCATCCATCGGCTCATGATGACTGACGGTATCTACCAAGCCTCCAGTTCGCCGCACAATGGGAATACATCCATAGCGCATGGCTAGCATTTGGCTAATGCCGCAGGGTTCAAACCGAGAGGGCATCAGGAAGGCATCACACCCACCATAGATGCGACGAGATAGGGCATCGCTTTGAAGCAAATAGACAGCCATGCGTCCTTTGTAACGGGCTGCCAGTTCCCACATCTGGGTTTCGTAGTAGCGATCGCCTGTACCCAACAAAATGAACTGTGAATCTGTGTAAGCCATGAACCGATCTAGGATTTGAATTACCAGATCCAAGCCCTTTTGTTCTACTAATCGCGATACCATGCCTACTAGAAAACTGCGAGAGTTGACCTCTAGTCCGACTTCCTCTTGCAGGGCAATTTTGTTGGCCCGGCGCTTGTCTAGGGTCTCTACTGAAAAGTTTTCTAGCAGGTAGCGATCG includes:
- a CDS encoding glycosyltransferase, yielding DRYLLENFSVETLDKRRANKIALQEEVGLEVNSRSFLVGMVSRLVEQKGLDLVIQILDRFMAYTDSQFILLGTGDRYYETQMWELAARYKGRMAVYLLQSDALSRRIYGGCDAFLMPSRFEPCGISQMLAMRYGCIPIVRRTGGLVDTVSHHEPMDGTGTGYCFDRYEPLDLFTCMVRAWEGFRYRDAWQALQERAMKMDFSWTKSAKAYDKLYRDLLGIPDEPEIENAPAEAEPTEPVAAESTEPSAIVPDAVNVTA